AGACGGGACATGCTTTTTGTCAAGCCAAGAAGTCGGTTTCCAAAGAGAAGAACGTATGAAGGCTTTGGCACAGTGAATAAAGCATTCTTCGACTTTTACTCCGATGCCTAGTGAGGGAATATTATCATTCACAGCCATTTCAGTTAATAATCTCTCATCAGTCGTGACACACGCCTTTCCGTTTACTCTTAACGTTTCGCCAAGGCCTGGTATCATAAACAACAAGCCGATGTGGGGATTTTTCATAATATTGGTTAAAGAATCAACCCGGCGATTTCCCGGCCTTTCAGGAATAATCAAATGCTGATCATCTATAACATGAACAAAGCCTGGCTGATCCCCCCGTGGTGATGCATCACATGATCCACTGTTATTTGCCGTTGATATGATGACAAATGGCGATAATGCCAAAAACGACCGACAATGATGATCTAAATAGGATATGACTTTTTGATTCGCCACTTTACTAGGAGTTCCTATCACATGTCTTAATTCTTCTTCCGTCGTCACAATTTTTTCAAACGGCCACTCACTCAACAGCTTCTCCCTCTTTTCTTTTATCATCCACAAACTAAATTAATAACCATGACACACACTTCGTCATCCTCATGTGACGTTAAAATCATTTTAGCATACCTATTTTAAAAAATCGTCAATGAAATAAGCCACCTCGCTTAAACAGAAAGATATGACAAAGATCTATTTAGATTGTAGTAATTGTTCTCTGTAGATGCGGTCGAAAAAGCAGTTGTATGACTCATTTAAACATTGAAACGAACCTCTTTCTCTCTAGGCTCCTGGCTTATCGCCAGTATATAAGGACTGAGGTCGATAAATCCGGTTGTCGTTCGCTTGTTCAATGACATGTGCCGTCCAGCCAGCTACACGTGCCGCTGTAAACGTAGGTGTAAAGAGGCTATTAGGCATTGAAACCGCACGCAGTACCGCAGCGGCATAAAATTCCACATTTGTGTAAAGCTTTCTTCCTGGTTTATATTCCTCTAACAGACGGATCGCTGTTTCTTCTACATGTGCTGCTAAATCAAGCCAAGTATCTTCAGCCGTTAAACCTTTCGTCACTTCTTTCAATGCTTCTGCCCGAGGATCTTTCGTCTTATAAATACGGTGACCAAAACCCATCAATTTTTCACCATTATCTAAACGTTGTCTAAGCCAGGTTTCCGCATTTTCTTTCATTTTTACTGACTCAAGCATAGAGGTCACTTCCGTTGGTGCTCCGCCATGAAGGGGTCCTTTCATCGTGCCGATAGCGCCCGTTACAGCAGACACCATATCGGATTGACTTGAGGTGACAACACGCGATGTGAAAGTAGACGCATTCATACCATGCTCCATCGTTAGCACAAAATATGCGTCTAATGCTTTAACGTGTGCTTTGGAAGGTTCATTACCAGTAAGCATGTATAAATAATTTGCAACATGATCCAAGGTAGGGTGAGGTGCTATCATATCTTTCCCCTGAATTACTCGCTGCCTCATCGCAATCATCACCGGTATCACGGCTGTTAAATGAATTGCCTCTGTCACAGATGGGGGCCACGCTCGTTCTTTATCTCCCATTGCAGATACACACGTCCGAATCACACTCATCATGGATGTTTCTAATGGAAGCAACTGTATAATTCTTTTCACATAATCCGGTAGCTGTCGGCCATTTCTAAATTTCTGCTTTATTTTGTCTAGTTCATTCTCATCCGGTAAGGACCCATACCAAAGAAGATGGCAGGCGGATTCAAAGCCTTCGTTGATTGCCAATTCTTTCGCATGATGCCCCCTGTAAATAAGTTCGCCCTGTTCCCCATCAATATAACTTATAGCTGTTTCCGCTGCTACAACACCCTCTAATCCTTTTCTCACCTTATTTTCCATTTTATTCACCTCGAATTAGTCGTTATACTTACGATACAGCAGCATTTACATTAATAAAATTAAATAATTATTGTATAATTGATTATAATTCATAATCAATAGAAACGGGGAAAGCTCAATGAATATCACATGGCTCCGTACTTTTCTAATTGCAGCTGAGTACGAGAATTTTTACAAAACGTCAGAAGTACTCTTTTTGTCGCAACCTACCGTCACCGTTCATATAAGAAAACTTGAAAAAGAGTTAGGAATTCCTTTGTTTATGAAAAAAGGAAGGAATGTCAGACTCACATCCTACGGTCGAGAATTTTTAAAACATGCACAAGCTATCATGGCTAATGTGGACGAAGGGATTGACCATATTGAGAAGTTACGGCAAGGTTATAATAAAACTTTGACTATTGCAGTTTCACCTTTGATTGCATCCACATACCTCCCTTTTTGGATGAAACAGTTTTTAAAAACAAATAGTCATGTGGAAATTGATGTGCACGTCCTTGAATCTCACTTAATCGCCGAAGAAGTGGATAAAGGTAAGGCTGACATCGGCTTATCTCGCCAAGAGGCTCGTAGATCTGACCTTATTTGTGAAAAAATATATGAAGAACCTGTCAAAATAGTTGCTCCCTATGCTTATGATATATTTCCGCTAGCTTCTCCTGTTACACTAGAGGAAATTATTAATACCTATGTATTATTAACACATAACCACCCTGGGTATTGGGAACCCGTCCTTCTAGAATTGAAAAATATGTATAGGCAGGTCCGCACGATGAAAGTATCACAAGTGTCGATAACAAAGCGATTTATTGAAGAAGGAATCGGATTTTCAATTTTGCCACACTCTGCTCTCAAAAGAGAATTAGCTGAACAGAGAATTCGCGAGGTCACATCCTCTGCCATAACGTTGCCATTGGCGGTCACTTATCATATCCAGAAATTTGAAACTGACATAACCAACCGGTTTATTCAAACATTGAAGCAGCTTATTTAATCACAGCCCATCAAAAGACATAGGCTGGGTATGGAGACACACTTTAAATAGCTTACTTGTATCCTTTCTCTGTAATCAAAGAGCCTCACTATATTGGTCTTTAAATACTCTTTAGTATGCTAATAAAAATATGAGTCCCATTATAATAGTCATAAAAATGTTTGTTCCTGTTTACAAATGATCGTTTTTGTTCGTATAATAAACTATACTTTTTAGTGGAGGAAACTGATATGCTCTCTATTGAACGTCATGAACGCATTTTAAATGAACTTGATAAACATTCTATTGTGAAAGTTTCTGAATTAAGCGACTTACTTCAAGTGACAGAGAAAACGGTCCGCATCGATTTAGAAACATTAGAACAAAGAGGAATGCTAAAACGCATCCACGGTGGTGCTACACTAGCTGAAGGGGAAAACCATCTCTTACCTATTAAAAAAAGGCAACTAGAGCATGGAGATAGTAAACATGCGATTGCAAATGAAGCGTTAAAACATGTGGAAGAAAATGATACGTTGCTTATTGATGGGGGGAGTACAACA
The genomic region above belongs to Bacillus sp. A301a_S52 and contains:
- a CDS encoding pyridoxamine 5'-phosphate oxidase family protein — its product is MIKEKREKLLSEWPFEKIVTTEEELRHVIGTPSKVANQKVISYLDHHCRSFLALSPFVIISTANNSGSCDASPRGDQPGFVHVIDDQHLIIPERPGNRRVDSLTNIMKNPHIGLLFMIPGLGETLRVNGKACVTTDERLLTEMAVNDNIPSLGIGVKVEECFIHCAKAFIRSSLWKPTSWLDKKHVPSASRILKDHVKDNEMTENDMAKLLKESYEKRLY
- a CDS encoding LysR family transcriptional regulator, encoding MNITWLRTFLIAAEYENFYKTSEVLFLSQPTVTVHIRKLEKELGIPLFMKKGRNVRLTSYGREFLKHAQAIMANVDEGIDHIEKLRQGYNKTLTIAVSPLIASTYLPFWMKQFLKTNSHVEIDVHVLESHLIAEEVDKGKADIGLSRQEARRSDLICEKIYEEPVKIVAPYAYDIFPLASPVTLEEIINTYVLLTHNHPGYWEPVLLELKNMYRQVRTMKVSQVSITKRFIEEGIGFSILPHSALKRELAEQRIREVTSSAITLPLAVTYHIQKFETDITNRFIQTLKQLI
- a CDS encoding citrate synthase/methylcitrate synthase; protein product: MENKVRKGLEGVVAAETAISYIDGEQGELIYRGHHAKELAINEGFESACHLLWYGSLPDENELDKIKQKFRNGRQLPDYVKRIIQLLPLETSMMSVIRTCVSAMGDKERAWPPSVTEAIHLTAVIPVMIAMRQRVIQGKDMIAPHPTLDHVANYLYMLTGNEPSKAHVKALDAYFVLTMEHGMNASTFTSRVVTSSQSDMVSAVTGAIGTMKGPLHGGAPTEVTSMLESVKMKENAETWLRQRLDNGEKLMGFGHRIYKTKDPRAEALKEVTKGLTAEDTWLDLAAHVEETAIRLLEEYKPGRKLYTNVEFYAAAVLRAVSMPNSLFTPTFTAARVAGWTAHVIEQANDNRIYRPQSLYTGDKPGA